GCCGAGAGCATGTCGGCTCCAGCCGCAGCGAGCACGCGCGCCTGGTGCAGGTGATACCCGGCGGCCGCCGTGACGTCCATGAACTGGCCGGGGTCGTACCCGTCACCGCGGGGGCCGACGCAGCCGCTGATCACGATCTCGAATGTACTGGACGCGAACTCTTCCCTCAATTGGTGCAGCAGGTCGATGGCGGCGATATTGAGCCCGTCGAGTTCGGCCGGGCGGAGTCCCAGCGGCGCCGCCCAGTCGGGGCTCGCACGCCAGGTAGCACTTTCGAGGATGAACCCGGTGCCGAGCCCGCGGGCGAGCTCCAGGTACGGACGGTAATACGCCTCGAGCGCGGCGCGTCCCTTGTCGGTGCCGAGCAGCACGATGGACGCGAAGCAGGGAAGATCGACGCCGCGGTTGAAGATGAAGTCGGTCTCCAACCCTCCGTCGGTGAGCACGAGGCGATCGAGCTGGGGGAGCGGTCCTTTCATCTCGGCCTCCACGGACTGGAAGGGCGCTGGGCAACGCGGCGAGGTGTGCTCCAAGCTTACCACCACAGCAACAGAGAAAACCCTTTGCGGGACCGGCGCCCTGGCCAGGCGCGCCCCTTTGGTGCTCGAATACAGGACGGGGCCCCGGTCACAACTA
Above is a window of Deinococcus aerophilus DNA encoding:
- a CDS encoding homocysteine S-methyltransferase family protein; this translates as MKGPLPQLDRLVLTDGGLETDFIFNRGVDLPCFASIVLLGTDKGRAALEAYYRPYLELARGLGTGFILESATWRASPDWAAPLGLRPAELDGLNIAAIDLLHQLREEFASSTFEIVISGCVGPRGDGYDPGQFMDVTAAAGYHLHQARVLAAAGADMLSALTMTNVNEATGVVLAAQEVGLPVAVSFTLETDGRLPTGDPLMNAVEAVDTATGEYPAYYMINCAHPDHFAAVLEESAAWTQRIRGVRANASRCSHRELDAMTTLDAGDPVELGRLYRRLLERQPQITVLGGCCGTDLRHVTAVAEACVNRPANPQAP